In one window of Bos mutus isolate GX-2022 chromosome 13, NWIPB_WYAK_1.1, whole genome shotgun sequence DNA:
- the LOC102286508 gene encoding tyrosine-protein phosphatase non-receptor type substrate 1-like isoform X3 has product MMPIPAFWVHPPPLCLLLTLLLGLTGSAGDGELQVIQPERSVSVAAGETATLHCTVTSLSPVGPIKWFRGTGPGRELIYSQKEAPFPRVTSVADVTKRNNMDYSIRISNITRADSGVYFCVKFQKGERGDVEFKSGPGTHLTVSGAAGDGELQVIQPERSVSVTAGETATLHCTMTSLSPVGPIKWFRGTGPGRELIYSQKEFPFPRVTNVVDTTKRNNMDYSIRISNITPADTGVYYCVKFRKGERGDVEFKSGPGTHLTVSGAAGKGELQVIQPERSVSVTAGETATLHCTVTSLSPVGPIRWFRGTGPGQELIYSQKGDVSPRVTNVVDTTKRNNMDFSIRISNITPADTGVYYCVKFRRGERGDVEFKSGPGTHLTVSGPEQSSPLLAVFLLGPKTLLLVSISIILICKKF; this is encoded by the exons ATGATGCCCATCCCTGCCTTCTGGGTCCACCCTCCTCCTCTTTGCCTGCTgctgactctgctgctgggacTCACAG GATCGGCAGGTGACGGGGAGCTGCAGGTGATTCAGCCTGAGAGGTCAGTGTCTGTTGCAGCAGGAGAGACGGCCACTCTGCACTGCACCGTGACTTCCCTGAGCCCCGTGGGGCCCATCAAGTGGTTCAGAGGAACTGGGCCAGGTCGGGAGTTAATCTACAGTCAAAAAGAAGCTCCTTTCCCCAGAGTAACAAGTGTTGCAGATGTCACAAAGAGAAACAACATGGACTATTCCATCCGCATCAGTAACATCACCCGAGCAGACTCTGGTGTCTACTTCTGTGTGAAGTTCCAGAAAGGAGAACGTGGTGATGTGGAGTTTAAGTCTGGACCAGGCACTCATCTCACTGTGAGTG GAGCGGCAGGTGACGGGGAGCTGCAGGTGATTCAGCCTGAGAGGTCAGTGTCTGTTACAGCAGGAGAGACGGCCACTCTGCACTGCACCATGACTTCTCTGAGCCCCGTGGGGCCCATCAAGTGGTTCAGGGGAACTGGGCCAGGTCGGGAGTTAATCTACAGTCAAAAAGAATTCCCCTTCCCCAGAGTAACAAATGTTGTAGATACCACAAAGAGAAACAACATGGACTATTCCATCCGCATCAGTAACATCACCCCAGCAGACACTGGTGTCTACTACTGTGTGAAGTTCCGGAAAGGAGAACGTGGTGACGTGGAGTTTAAGTCTGGACCAGGCACTCATCTCACTGTGAGTG GAGCGGCAGGTAAGGGGGAGCTGCAGGTGATTCAGCCTGAGAGGTCAGTGTCAGTTACAGCAGGAGAGACGGCCACTCTGCACTGCACCGTGACCTCCCTGAGCCCTGTGGGGCCCATCAGGTGGTTCAGGGGAACTGGGCCAGGTCAGGAGTTAATCTACAGTCAAAAAGGAGATGTCTCCCCCAGAGTAACAAATGTTGTAGATACCACAAAGAGAAACAACATGGACTTTTCCATCCGCATCAGTAACATCACCCCAGCAGACACTGGTGTCTACTACTGTGTGAAGTTCCGGAGAGGAGAACGTGGTGACGTGGAGTTTAAGTCTGGACCAGGCACTCATCTCACTGTGAGTG GCCCAGAACAGTCTTCGCCTCTCCTGGCAGTTTTCCTCCTAGGCCCCAAGACGCTGCTATTGGTTAGTA
- the LOC102286508 gene encoding tyrosine-protein phosphatase non-receptor type substrate 1-like isoform X2 → MMPIPAFWVHPPPLCLLLTLLLGLTGSAGDGELQVIQPERSVSVAAGETATLHCTVTSLSPVGPIKWFRGTGPGRELIYSQKEAPFPRVTSVADVTKRNNMDYSIRISNITRADSGVYFCVKFQKGERGDVEFKSGPGTHLTVSGAAGDGELQVIQPERSVSVTAGETATLHCTMTSLSPVGPIKWFRGTGPGRELIYSQKEFPFPRVTNVVDTTKRNNMDYSIRISNITPADTGVYYCVKFRKGERGDVEFKSGPGTHLTVSGAAGKGELQVIQPERSVSVTAGETATLHCTVTSLSPVGPIRWFRGTGPGQELIYSQKGDVSPRVTNVVDTTKRNNMDFSIRISNITPADTGVYYCVKFRRGERGDVEFKSGPGTHLTVSVLPTLELTQHPMGNQMNVITCQVNKFYPRDLQLIWLENGIIF, encoded by the exons ATGATGCCCATCCCTGCCTTCTGGGTCCACCCTCCTCCTCTTTGCCTGCTgctgactctgctgctgggacTCACAG GATCGGCAGGTGACGGGGAGCTGCAGGTGATTCAGCCTGAGAGGTCAGTGTCTGTTGCAGCAGGAGAGACGGCCACTCTGCACTGCACCGTGACTTCCCTGAGCCCCGTGGGGCCCATCAAGTGGTTCAGAGGAACTGGGCCAGGTCGGGAGTTAATCTACAGTCAAAAAGAAGCTCCTTTCCCCAGAGTAACAAGTGTTGCAGATGTCACAAAGAGAAACAACATGGACTATTCCATCCGCATCAGTAACATCACCCGAGCAGACTCTGGTGTCTACTTCTGTGTGAAGTTCCAGAAAGGAGAACGTGGTGATGTGGAGTTTAAGTCTGGACCAGGCACTCATCTCACTGTGAGTG GAGCGGCAGGTGACGGGGAGCTGCAGGTGATTCAGCCTGAGAGGTCAGTGTCTGTTACAGCAGGAGAGACGGCCACTCTGCACTGCACCATGACTTCTCTGAGCCCCGTGGGGCCCATCAAGTGGTTCAGGGGAACTGGGCCAGGTCGGGAGTTAATCTACAGTCAAAAAGAATTCCCCTTCCCCAGAGTAACAAATGTTGTAGATACCACAAAGAGAAACAACATGGACTATTCCATCCGCATCAGTAACATCACCCCAGCAGACACTGGTGTCTACTACTGTGTGAAGTTCCGGAAAGGAGAACGTGGTGACGTGGAGTTTAAGTCTGGACCAGGCACTCATCTCACTGTGAGTG GAGCGGCAGGTAAGGGGGAGCTGCAGGTGATTCAGCCTGAGAGGTCAGTGTCAGTTACAGCAGGAGAGACGGCCACTCTGCACTGCACCGTGACCTCCCTGAGCCCTGTGGGGCCCATCAGGTGGTTCAGGGGAACTGGGCCAGGTCAGGAGTTAATCTACAGTCAAAAAGGAGATGTCTCCCCCAGAGTAACAAATGTTGTAGATACCACAAAGAGAAACAACATGGACTTTTCCATCCGCATCAGTAACATCACCCCAGCAGACACTGGTGTCTACTACTGTGTGAAGTTCCGGAGAGGAGAACGTGGTGACGTGGAGTTTAAGTCTGGACCAGGCACTCATCTCACTGTGAGTG TTTTACCCACCTTGGAGCTTACACAACACCCTATGGGGAACCAGATGAATGTCATCACCTGCCAAGTGAACAAGTTCTACCCCAGAGACTTGCAGCTGATCTGGTTGGAGAATGGAATCATATTCTGA